The window tataagccgctacttttttcacttgcattcgaccctgtggctaatacaaaggtgctgCTTATCCaccagatcacaagggggcgtactataaaggaagcgcaagagcgtcaggcagagcaaaccaaaccaagtgagcccaaatacagtaggagagacagaacaagagtgagacaatttgcgccctcattatggaaaagaaagtggcGGGAACccgtgcggtaacattaaaacacctatggcttacagtcgggtgcaacttatatgtgtaacaaactcgagtattccccaaatttagctagcgtgactttactgtatttataataatatatatttatttatgtttatttaagttggagtgcagcatgatgatttttggggataaaaaaaaaagtgtgctcaCCCAAAGTGGCCCAGATCGTCGATAAGCACAAGAAACTATTTCATAATGCATGATGATTTTGCTAAAAGGAAAATGAcactttgtttgacttttgaaatgCATGTGAATATTTGAATTTCCAAGACGCTTGATTCATCTTTAgtgaaagtttatttttattttattggataatactaatgaatgaatgtgatactgaaaataaatgtttaattccAGTAActccttattattattgtacagtACACCCAGTCCCAaactacataaaaaatatatatatatatatatatattaaatagaaGGCCAAAATTATTAGAGGACGACAAATTACATACCGGAATCATATACCATGTTTTTCGAAGTTGGTGGTGGGGGTACCGAAAAACATCCAGAGATACTATTTGTTGTTCATTAACGGGGGAAGTTAGCGCACACAAgttcagaattattattatttttgtcatgggGGCTTAGAAAGCCAGGTGGGCTGCCGGGCTAATAAAACACTGGTGGAAAGCCTGAACcttatttgaaatgaaatttaaaagtcttaaatttaaCTTGCCTTAACTGTtatactctgactgcacctatcagcttttatcttcactttatagtagagtgtgcggaccctcacactccagtttctttggagaggggaggggcagagttcttcttacctcatttgaaaatTTGGCCTTTGCTGACTTTTCATGTGTTGCTGTATTTGGACTTTAGTTGACTGACTCAGGAGGTCAAACTCATCCTTCAGAAAACTGACTAATCCGTGCTGCAGCGATCAATAGCTTTTTCATGCTTGTCTTTAAGCATCTTACAGTACGTGTTCAGATCATTTTGTATCGAATCATGAATCTTGACCTTGGCCAATCACGTTCACCCTCAACACAATGTTTGCAGTGTTTAAGGAAATGGGGCTTCAGGCGCTCCGAAGACATCTGCTGGATCAAGACCAACAAGAATAACCCAGGCAAGACAAAGGCGCTGGACCCAAAAGCAGTATTTCAGAGGACCAAGGTACAGCACATTAATATGAcagtttccattttattttgaaggctgACACGTCcaattacaaaaatgtttttttcttttgcatttcTCTCTCTTAAATGTTCCAGATCATCAAGACAAGTTTACTGTAATAACTCAGAGGCAAcccaaaataatgcaaaatgctgttttaaaaCGATGCTTTGATTTATGAAGTGGAAAAAGAATCCAACTGGCCCCAggttagggatgggcgagtaccaataccagccTTATTAGCCGCGTTTCCGCCGCAGGACGTTCGGGTATGGGGAGGAGGgtagggactttcacaggaaccgtTTTTAATGTACTtggcatggatggatggtttgagtgagaggagacggcgtctagatgaagaatttgaaaaggctaacagaGTAGAACaaaaataggcaaaggattatttattcaagagaattgttttggtggaagagacttaagccgaGAATGTATCATCGTCGCGCATGAAGGTCAGATCATTTTTTGATgctaaataatttttagccCATCAGCATGAAAGCccgatcgggagtttatcgggTCGGCGGAGTGCTTACCCACGAGTAGGACATCCGCTCGTCCCCTtaaattcctgtaaatgtggcccggttgggaaggctcctgcagtggagacacGCACATACAGGGCTGGCCTTGTGaatttaccccgaagttcctgcggCGGAAACGCAACTATTgggctgttttatgatcagcaACTAGAAATTAGGgcaatagaaaattgccattaatttcttttctttctttttttgggggggaaaaatactgtaatgaaatatataggtctttctttaaaatgagttGTCACTTTTTGGGGGAATGTTATATAGTCGTGGTATTGGTATTTGATATTGGTGacgactcaagagttgagtatcggtctggaaaatatttggtattgaacatccctgtAACCTCAAGCGCATGCAGGTTATTCTGTGGTATGACCTTTAACAGGCAGTCCATTCTTGAAAATCCTCCAATATGACTGAGATAAAAGAATTGTGTGGGCCAAAATAACACCACAGCAATGCAAAAATCCCAATCACaggtttttgaaaatgtgttattacTGCCAAGGGTGGCACAACCAGTAGCGACTGTAGGTTCATTGGCAATTACTTGTTCGTGTAGGGCCAGgtaggtttttttccccctacccTTATctgattgaaataaataaaacattgttaTATCTTAGTGAGACATTAAAATTAGTTGAGTGACCTAACCGAAACATTTAAGTGAGATAAATATGTGAAAAAGTAACAAACCAGGAAATGAAGCAAATACTTTTTCCGGGTACTGCATATAAAGTGCTACTTTAAAAGTAGACCAATTAATGTGTAACGTGGCTTATTTGCAGGAACACTGCCTGATGGGAATCAAAGGAACAGTGCGGCGAAGCAGAGATGGTGAATTCATCCATGCTAATGTGGACATCGACTTGATCATCACGGAGGAGCCCGAGATGGGAAACGTAGAGAAGCCCGTCGAGATCTTTCACATCATCGAGCACTTCTGTTTGGGCCGTAGGAGGTTGCACCTTTTCGGACGAGACTCGACCATCAGGCCTGGTGTGGCAAACGTTTCTATGCACGTCTCTGTCATTTCTCTTCTTGTTCTGCTCGGTTGGTAAACATCAAACTGTTTGATGTCTCCCCCTACAGGCTGGCTGACAGTGGGTCCCACTCTCACCAACAGCAACTTCAACCCAGAGAGCTATGCCGCACATTTCGCTTTGCCCGATTCCTACCTCTCCGGCTGCACCGAGGAAATAGAACGAATGCGACCCAAATCACCACCTTCGAAGATGAAGTTCGACCGTGGCGGCGGAGCACCCAGAGGGGGGCGAAGTGGTCCGAACGCAGGGCGAGGTGGAGAGAGAGGTCGGGAAAGAAACAGACCAAGCTTCCGCGGAGACAGAGGCGGCTTCCGGGGCCGGGGAGGCCCACACAGGGGCTTTCCCCCACGCTAGCGTAATAATGCTAACCCGACTGATGCTAGTTCGAGGTTTCCTTTGACTTGACAAGTTGCTACTGATATGGCCTCCTGATTTCCACCCAACTGGCCACATTTGGACTACCAGTACAAGCTGCATGTCTGGCTTCTTGACTGTCAACTCCACACAAGTGTTTAGCCTCCAGCAATGTTGAAATTCATTGAAATTTTAGAATCATTCACCCTGAAATGTCATCTGTATACACAGTTTATCCAACACTGTTGCGCCAACTGTTCGTGCTCAACATATCcgtagcctaatagcataattgcccgtcatttcttttaatgtttaggttaaaaaaaaatgacaagaataAGAGTCCGGTTACCTCAATTCAATAATTGTGGACCTTGACGACGGAGTATATACACTCTTTGTTTTCTGGAAACACATtagtataaatgtttttttgtttgtttgttttttaaacagatgaCAGCGGTTCAGATAATACTGTAGATCGATGGATCATGtccaaataaactttttttgttttgtttttacaatttaatcTTTTGTATTCTTTGGTAATTTGATGAAACAGATATGATGCATCTGGTACAGTATGCCAGTGTTGAAATGTTTCGTTAAATGAAGCTGTCGTCACTCATGGTGAATGTTTTACGATTACATTACCAAATTATTTCCACGTCTCAAAGCTCTTggttttgcatttttccatttcaaGTTAATGGTTTACTTACtgagaaaaaagtcacaacTTGATGACAGTGTTTAGTGTTAactgcttgcgtgggttttcaccgggtactccggtttcctcccacattccaaagacatgcatggcaggttaattgaacactccaaattgtccataggtgtgattgtgagtatgggtgtaccctgcctactgcccgaagccagctgggataggctccagcacccttgtgaggaaaaagcggtcaagaaaatggatggatggatggatataaaaTACTTTAACTCTACAATACAATTGTTTTACAATTTATGTGAATCATGTTATAGAggcagatcttttcctccgcgtgtttgttttctttcgggtagtgagaatgttggttgtccaaatacaggctggagatcgatgaacagttacttcaaagcttttatttctacagaatattccgggcacaagtgagttacagacaatggctgcagcctctcacaagtgcaaagattacagaggatttacaacattcttatactatcttgaagggcagtaccacaaagccccaagtaaacagcccacccggagttcaccggatatgagataagacttcaaagccatcattcaaacaccttgacttcaaatacattcaaacaccttgacttcaaacacataattcaaacacattgacttcaaacacagacaatggcccattgttgtggaatagaggaggtttttaaATCACGacggcacctggcagaaattgcgataacactcacaaagatataTCCGCAGaaaaaagctctactgaggaaataaggaaattaaaacagttatgactaaatctggcagaagaccctcttcaatccCTCTTTCGGACTCAAAAGAGTCCGACACAAGCAGATaaacatttcagagaaaaaTCCCAGCGGGATCTTCGTCGGATGAGATGATGTTCTTGGGTTGCTGCTGGAGGGCGCTGTCAGCTTCTTCAGGACCTTAGGGTAGACTACCTGGTCCCAGGATGAGTCACTGGGATTATTCTGCCCGTATACCGTGAACTCAACCTTTAATAGAACGATATCAGTGGGAGCCGGCTTGCTTCTCGGTTGTTGTTGGATGATTGCCTGGTGCAGGGACAATGGCTCTAGCTGGTGTCCTTGCCGGTCGGGTGGAGGAGATGTGATACCACGTATCACCTTTTCCGTGCAGGCGAACTGCAGAAGATGTCCTCTCCGTCACCTTGTGTGGTCCAGTCCACCTGGGCTCAGACCGTTTTCGTTTAATCACTTTcaaccatacatattcacaatcatttatttctgaaggagcatctggttgttgttttttgttagctGGGAGAaagtaaatgttagttgtttaaGTTCTGGAGGTCCTGGAACGTGTGTCTCTTCCAATGGAGCTGTTGGAGCCGGAAATGGTCTGTTGGTGTGACATTCAAACGGAGTCCAACCCTTAGTTGAGTTCAGTGTCattcgcacattcattaatgcaactggaagagcttgtagccaatttaaatttgatgaggccagtgctttagccaatttttctttaatatttctattcattcgctcaacctgtccttggggttggggatgatacactgaaccaaatgtgtgttttagccccaatgctttttctactgcttgtagatgtttgtttttgaaatgggttccattgtctaaTCTAATTTTTCTAGGAAACCTATGTggtggtatgtaatgattaatcagatGTTTTACCACAATATTTGCTGTTTCTGTTTTACTATTACCAGCAACTATCTGTATCCTGACactggttttatcatgtcagtgaaatccatcgAAACCACCTGACCAGGAGCAGTCACTTCCGGATCGTGAGTGCCCTggggaggtttagatgtaggcatactgttatacctgctgcaaacactgcagtcctgcagttcacttttaacCATTTGTCTCATGAAAGGATGCCACCAGGTGTGTAGTCGTCTCAGTGTTTCTTTTCACACTTACATGGTATGttccatgggcttcagaaattagattttttaattgttttctgagatggaatacaTTTACATTCTTGCCGCCATATAcctgcttcatctttttgtccccctttggacatccacacactcttttcttctggacttGCTTTTTCCTGCTACTACTTAACTGTTTCTACTATCACCTCCTGTGGATTGtcacattcagactcacttaCAGTTAGTTGGAGTGTAGGTCGGTACCCCGCAACCTTTTTTGCTGCTCGATCTGCTGATTCGTTTCCTGCTGATACAAAATCATTAGTTCCAGAGCAATGTACAACCTGTTTTCCACTTCCTCATTCGAAGGGCCTGTAACTGCGTGTTCCACAGCGCCATCATTCTTGCTCTTGACTCATTTCCACAACTTTCTTATCATTCTCTCTCACCCTCCCTTTTGGAGACAACCCGCCAGTTCAgccttcttttccatttttttttcacttccaaCTCTAGAGCCGCCACTCCTCCAACACAAGCTTTTTCCCGTTTCGCTCATTAATGTCACCAAACTCTCATTAATGTCACCAAACATCCATTCTCACAACACTTATCATCCACTAcccccttcttttttcttttttttttacatttacttctTGTCCATCTCCTAATTCACTTTCGCTCACCATCAATTGTCTTCTTTCTCTTTCCTTGCTTCTCTCACATCCTTCCTAGACTTTCAATGCACTACCCATTGCCATCATTCTAGCCTTAGCCATCATCTTATCTACTTTTCTACAGTTTTCTCTGACTTTTCTTCCTCTTGGAGACAAC of the Vanacampus margaritifer isolate UIUO_Vmar chromosome 7, RoL_Vmar_1.0, whole genome shotgun sequence genome contains:
- the mettl14 gene encoding N(6)-adenosine-methyltransferase non-catalytic subunit METTL14 isoform X2, producing MIPPLHPRGRLKDEMEVLPPVENNPYEEVYKDSSTFLKGTQSLNPHNDYCQHFVDTGHRPQNFIRDVGLADRFEEYPKQRELIRLKDELISTTNTPPMYLQADMEHFDLQDLKSQFDVILLEPPLEEYYRESGISHTERFWTWDDIMKLEIEEISALRSFVFLWCGSGEGLDMGRMCLRKWGFRRSEDICWIKTNKNNPGKTKALDPKAVFQRTKEHCLMGIKGTVRRSRDGEFIHANVDIDLIITEEPEMGNVEKPVEIFHIIEHFCLGRRRLHLFGRDSTIRPGWLTVGPTLTNSNFNPESYAAHFALPDSYLSGCTEEIERMRPKSPPSKMKFDRGGGAPRGGRSGPNAGRGGERGRERNRPSFRGDRGGFRGRGGPHRGFPPR